The DNA window GAGATGAGAAAGACCTTTGCCGCGTTGGCCATCGCGGCCTTGTGCGTGGTGACCGCGACGGTCGTTCCGTCCGCGACGGCGGCGGTGGCGGCGCGGCCCAACTTCGAACTGCCGTTTCCCTGTGGAGAGAAGTGGAACGGCGCCACCTACAACAACCACGGCGGATCGGGGAACGACTTCCCGCTCGACCTGAACTGGGGATCCGGCGACGACGACCTCGGCAAGCCCGTCGTCGCCAGCGCTGCCGGAACGGTGAGCTACGGCGTCGCCGGAGTCATCGAGATCAACCATGGCGACGGCTGGTCGACGTCGTACCGGCACCTCAGCAACCGCGTTGCGGCCAACGGGTCGACGGTCGCGCGGGGACAGCTGATCGGCAAGGTCGGCGAAGAGGGTAACGCGTCCGGGCCGCACCTGCACTATGCCCAGCAGCTGAACGGGACCGCCGTGCACATCGTGTTGCACGGCGTGGCGATCACCTACAGCTACGTGTACAACGGTCCGCTCTACACGAGCTACAACTGCGGAGTCTCGGCCCGTCCGGCGGAGAGTGTGAACGGTGACGCGTTCGACGATCTGTTGGCGGTGACGGCGTCGGACGAGTTGCGGATGTATCCGGGTCGTGCGACCGGGGTGTTCGGTCAGTCGGTGCGGGTGGGTCCGGGGTGGACGGACGCGGTGTTCAACCGGCTGGGTACGTCGGATGTGGATGGCGATGGTCTTGGTGACATCGTCGGAACGACGGCGGCGGGGAAGTTGAACTACTGGCGCAACAACGGAAATGGGACGTCGTTCTCGAAATCGACGAACGAGGGTTCTGGTTGGAGTGGCTACCAGTGGTTGACGTTCGTCGATCTCAACGGTGACAACAAGGCCGACATCGTCGCGCGCGATGGCGATGTCCTCTACTGGTGGCGTGGTCTGGGCACGGGTGTGTACGGGGCGCGGACGGAGATCGGTGAAGGGTGGGCCACGTTCCCGGAGTTCGGCGGTGGCGACGCCGACGGTGATGGTGACGGAGACCTGTGGGCCACCGACGCGGCCGGCAAGCTGTTCTTCTGGCGGGGCAACGGTGCGGGCGGGTTCGCTACCAAGATCGAGGCGGGGTCGGGGTGGAACGTGTTTGGTCCGTTCAACGTGATGGACCTCAACGGTGACGGCAAGGCGGATCTGGTCGCTGCCAATGCCGCGGGTGATCTGTTCCGGTGGCTGGGCAAGGGTGACGGCAAGTTCAACTCGGCCGGACCCCGCATCGGCTTCGGCTGGACCGACGTCCGCATCGCCAGCTACTAACGCATAACGACTGAAACCACCCGCTCGCCGCTCTGGTGGGCGGGTGGTTCGGCGTCCGCAAGCGGACGCCGGGGTGGACTCTCGCGCCGCGCGTGGCGAAGAGTGGCCCGCGGTTGGGACGGGGCAAGTCGATTCGAAAGGGTTTCTTCATGCCGTCGTCCCGTCGTGCACGGGCGTTCGTTCGCGCCGTTCTGACTGCCGTTGCCATCGTGGGCTTGACCTGCGCTTTGGGGGTCAGCGCCGTAGCCGCGCCGCCCCGGCCGGCCGCCGAGACCAAATTGGTGACGTACCGCGGCTACCAGGTCTCGGTGCCGAGCTCGTGGCCGGTGATCGAGCTGGCGAAGCAGAAGGTGTGCGTACGGTTCGACAAGTCGGCGGTCTACCTCGGTACACCGCGCTACCAGGAGACCTGCCCGGCGCACCTGGCCGGGAGCGACGCGGGCCTGCTGATCGAGCCGCTGACCACCGTGTCGGCCGCGCGTCCGGGGATCGTCCGCGCGAAGGCCGGCACAGCTGTCGGCGCCGCGACGACGGGGATGCGGCAGGTCGCGGTGGAAAGCGCCGGCGTCCTGGTGACGGCGGCACCGGGGGCGGGCGCCGTCCTCGGCACCGGCAAGGTCGTCGCCGGCGCCGCGCCCCGGAAGCTGGCGACGAAGGTCAGGCCGATGGCGTCGGTCGTGGTCGCGCCCGGCACCGCGAACGGCAAGGGCTTCGACCAGTGCGCGGCCCCGTCGCAGGGAACGATGGACGCGTGGCTGAAGTCGTCGCCGTACCGGGCCGTCGGCATCTACATCAGCGGCGTCCAACGAGCGTGCGCGCAGCCGAACCTCACCCCGAACTGGATCGCCAACCAGCACAGCCGCGGCTGGAAGTTCCTGCCGATCCACCTCGGCCTGCAAGCTCCGTGCCGCGGCTTCGGCGCCCGGATGTCATCCACACCGGCGACCGCGCGCAGCCAGGGTCGCTCGGCAGCTGTCGAGGCCGTCGGAGCCGCCGCCAACCTCGGCATCGTTCCCGGCAGCGTGCTCTACAACGACATGGAGTCGTACGACCGCGGCGGCTCCTGCAGCACCGCGGTGTTGAGCTTCCTAGCCGGCTGGACCGACGAGCTGCACGCTCGCGGCTACCTGTCCGGCGTCTACTCCAGCGTGTCGACCGGCATCGCCGACCTGGTCGCGAACTACTCCAGCTCCGCTTACACCCGGCCCGACCACGTGTTCTTCGCCTGGTGGAACAACGCGGCGAACACCGATGGCGGCTCGTACCTCCCGGACAGCTACTGGGCCAACCACCAGCGGGTGAAGCAGTACGCCGGCGACGTCACCGAGACCTGGGGCGGTGTGAGGATGGCGATCGACCGCGACTTCCTCGACACCGCGAACGGTGCCGCGGAGACCGTGAACGGCGACCGGTTCGACGACCTGCTCGCGATCGGGCCTGACAACACGCTGCGGCTGTATCCGGGCCGGTCCGACGGCGCGCTCGGTGCGGCGTCGGTCGTCGGCACGGGCTGGTCGAAGGCGTACAACCGGATCGGCGTCGGCGACAGCAACGCCGACGGGTACGCCGACGTGCTGGCGACGTCGACCGACGGCCGGCTGCACTACTGGCACAACGGCCGGGACGCGACGTTCGCCAAGCTGGAGAACGCGGGCTCGGGCTGGAACGCGCTCGAGTGGTTCGCGCTGGTCGACCTGAACGGCGACAACAAGGCCGACGTGGTCGCGCGGGACGGCGGCCTCCTGTACTGGTACCGCGGGCAGGGTTCCGGGACGTTCGCTACCCGGGTCCAGGTGGGCGAGGGGTGGTCGAACTTCGCCCGCTTCGCCGGCGGTGACGCCGATGGGGACGGCGACGGTGACTTGTGGGGCACGACGGCGGCCGGCGCGCTGTGGTTCTGGAAGGGCAACGGCAGCGGCGGCTTCTCGGCGGGAGTGAACGTCGGCAAGGGCTGGGACGGGTTCGGCCCGGTCAACGTGCTGGACCTGAACGGGGACCGGCGGGCCGACCTGGTCGCGGCGCGGAGCGACGGCAAGCTGTTCCGCTTCAGCGGGCGGGGCGACGGGACCGTCGCGGCCGCTGACGAGATCGGCACCGGGTGGGCTTCGTACCGGATCGCAGCGCACTAACGGCGTTGAGGTCCGGTTCGCGTTACCGTGGTGTCCGTGCAGGGGGGCGTCGACGAACGCGTAGCTGAGCAGGTGCGGCTCGGCGGCTACACGCTGCTCGAACGCGTCGGCGAGGGCGGCATGGGCTTCGTCCACCGCGCGGTCGACGGGCAGAACAACACCGTCGCGGTCAAGCTGCTGCGCCCGAACGTCGCGAGCGACGTGGAGAGCCGGCAGCGGTTCGCCCGCGAGGCCCGCGTGCTCGCGCGCGTCCGCGGCGACCACGTCGCGGAGGTGATCGACTCCGACCTCGCGGCCGAGACGCCGTACCTCGTGACCCGCTTCGTCTCCGGGCCGCCGCTGCACGACGTCGTGGCCAAGCACGGGGTGCTCGACGGCGCCGACCTGGCCGACCTGGCGGGGGACCTCGCGGACGCGCTGTGCTCGATCCATTCGGCCGGCGTCGTGCACCGCGACCTCAAGCCGGGCAACGTCCTGATCCACGACGGGGTCGCGGTCGTGATCGACTTCGGCATAGCGCAGATCGCCGACGAGACGCGCCTGACCATGCCTGGAATGGTGTACGGGACGCCTGGGTACGTCGCGCCGGAGGTGCTCTCCGGCGGCGCGGTCACGCCGGCGGCCGACATCCACGCGTGGGCGACCACGGTGACGTTCGCCGCGACCAACCGCGCACCGTTCGGCAAGGGCGGGCTGACGACGATCGCGTACCGGGTGCTGAACGACGACGTCGACCTGACCGGCTGCCCGCCGTGGCTCGTTCCGGTGCTGAAGCGCTGCCTGGCAAAGGACCCGCTGGACCGGCCGACGGCACCGGAGCTGCTGCTGTGGTTGGAGGAGGGCGAGGAGCCGGCCGACGTCCGGAAGTACCCGGCGGGACGGATCCCCACCTTCGTCGTGCCGGTGCAGCAGCCGGCGGAGGACGCCACGCCCCAGGCGGGACCGGACATCGTGCAGCCGTACGACTGGACGCGCGAGCCGCCGAGCCCGACCCGGCAGTACACGGCGGTGGCACCTTCGGCGGCGGCCGCGCCGTCGACAGGGCAGCTGCCGGTCGAGTCGCCCGCGCCGTCTCCGCAGCCGGTGAAAGCGCAGGGCGGCGGTCCGTTCAACCTGTCCCGGGTCGACCAGCGGAACCTGCACCCGGTCGTGACCGTGCTGCTGTTCGGCACCCTTACTGCGCTGGCCGCGACGCTCCCGATCGTGGCGCTGGTCGCACTGGTGTGCTGGCTGCTCGGCGTACGGATGGTCGACCGGGCGGCGCAACAGCTCGAACGTCGCCGTACCGGCAAGGGCCGCCGGCGCTCCGACGGCTGGGCCGTCGCCGGCGCGATGCCGTGGCACGGCACCCGCTCGCTGCTGTTCACCACGTTGACGCTGCCGATCGCGCTCGCCGGCGCGTTTGTCGTCGCGGCGATCCTCGTGTTGGGGATGCTGGCCGGGAACGTCACGCCACCGCTCGCCCTGGTCACCGCGGTCGGAGTCCTCGGCGCCGCGGCCCTGGCCTGGTGGGGCATCGAGGGGGAGAGCGTCCAGCGCGGCAGTATCCGGGTGCTGAACACACTGCTCAAGCCGCGCTGGCTCGCCATCGCGGTCGCCGCCGTGCTGAGCGTGGCGATCATCGGCTTCGTCGCCCTGGCCACGGTCGAGCCGGTGAACCCCTGGCCGTTCGGCGAGTTCCAGCTCCCGGGCCGCCTCGGCGGCCTGGTCGGCAACTGGATCGGCGGCCCGTCGCTCGGCGACTGACTCGCTCGGCGCGCCTAAGCTGCCCGGTCGACCGTGGCGGTTAACCTCCGAACAGGTGTTCGGCAAGAGGGAGGCGTGGGTGCGGGTGCTCGGGGTCGACCCCGGTCTGACGCGGTGTGGGCTGGGCATCGTCGACCAGGGGGCACAGCGCAAGCTGGCGCTCGTGGCCGTCGACGTCGTCCGCACCAGCCCGGACACCGACCTCGCGGTGCGGCTGTTCGCCGTCCAGTGCGCGGTCGAGCAGTGGCTGGACGACCATCAGCCGGACGCGGTCGCGCTCGAGCGGGTCTTCAGCCAGCACAACGTTCGTACCGTGATGGGGACGGCCCAGGTCAGCGGCGTCGTGATGGCGGCCGCGGCCAAGCGCGGGGTGCCCGTCGTTCTGCACACGCCGAGCGAGGTGAAGGCCGCCGTCACCGGCAACGGGCGCGCGGACAAGTCCCAGATCACGCACATGGTCACGCGGATCCTCATGCTGGAGAGCAGCCCGAAGCCGGCCGACGCCGCGGACGCGCTCGCGCTCGCGATCTGCCACCTGTGGCGCGGCCCCGCCGCGGCCAGGCTCGCGGCCGCGCAGAAGGCCGCCGGACCCGTTCGTACGCAGTGGAAAGTCCCGGGAGGTCGGTCATGATCGCGTTCGTCAAGGGGAAGGTCGCCTCGGTCGGGTACGACTCCGCCGTGGTCGAGGTCGGCGGCGTCGGCTTCGAGGTCCGCGCGACACCCGGCACGCTCGCCGAGCTCCGCATCGGTGAGCCGGCGACGTTGCCCACCAGCCTCGTCGTACGCGAGGACTCGCTCACGCTGTACGGGTTCGCCGACGAGGACGAGCGCACGGTGTTCGAGCTCGTCCAGACCGCCAGCGGCGTCGGCCCGCGCCTCGCGCAGGCGATCCTCGCCGTGCTGAGCCCGGACGACATCCGCCGCGCGGTCGCCACCGACGACCTCGTCACGCTCACCAAGGTCCCCGGCATCGGCAAGAAGGGCGCGCAACGCATCGCGCTGGAACTGAAGGACCGCCTCGGCGCCCCCGTCGGCACCGGCACCCACACGGCGAACGGCAGGCCCAGCATGAGCGCGGCCGCCGGCTGGCGCGACCAGGTCCACGCCGGCCTGATCAGCCTCGGCTGGTCCGTCCGCGAGGCCGACGCGGCCATCGACGCGGTCGTCCCGCTCGCCGAGGACCAGCTCGCCGCCGGCAAGACGCCGGAGGTCGCGACGTTGCTGAAGGCCGCGCTCCGGACGTTGTCGCGGGCGTGAGAGCGTGGACCCGATGACGCAGTACGAGGAGGGCGTGGTCTCCGCCGAGGCCTCCGATGACGAACGCGTCATCGAGAGCGCCCTGCGGCCTCGTACGCTCGACGAGCTGATCGGGCAGAACCGCGTCCGCGACCAGCTCGGGCTCGTGCTCGAAGCGGCCATGTCCCGGGGCAAACCGCCGGACCACGTGTTGCTGTCCGGTCCACCCGGGCTCGGCAAGACCACCTTGGCGATGATCATCGCGAACGAGCTCGCCACCCCGCTGCGCATCACGTCCGGCCCGGCGATCCAACACGCCGGCGATCTCGCCGCGATCCTCTCTTCGCTGAGCGAAGGCGAGGTGCTGTTCCTCGACGAGATCCACCGGATGAGCCGCCCCGCCGAAGAGATGCTCTACATGGCGATGGAGGACTTCCGCGTCGACGTCGTCGTCGGCAAAGGCCCCGGCGCGACCGCGATCCCGTTGGAGATCCCGCCGTTCACGCTGGTCGGCGCGACGACGCGTTCCGGGCTGTTGCCGGGACCGTTGCGCGACCGGTTCGGGTTCACCGCGCACCTGGACTACTACGAGACCAGCGAGCTGCAGCAGATCGTGCACCGTTCGGCCAAGCTGCTGGACGTCCCCGTCACCGACGACGGCGCACACGAGATCGGCGCGCGGTCACGGGGAACGGCGCGGATCGCCAACCGGCTGCTGCGCCGGGTCCGCGACTTCGCCCAGGTTCGGTCCGACGGCATCGTCCGCGAGGACACCGCCCGCGCGGCGTTGGCGCTGTTCGAGGTGGACGAGCTGGGGCTGGACCGGCTCGACCGCGCCGTGCTCGACGCGCTCTGCAAGCGTTTCGGCGGGGGACCGGTCGGCCTCGGCACGCTCGCGGTCGCGGTGGGGGAGGAACGCGAGACCGTCGAGGAGGTCGCCGAGCCGTTCCTCGTGCGGTGCGGCTACCTGCAACGCACCCCGCGCGGCCGGATGGCCACGCCAGCCGCCTGGAAGCACCTCGGCCTCGCCGTCCCCGTGGACGCCGCCTACGCGCCGAGCCTGTTCGACGTCGAGGACTAGCCGGCTGCCGCGGTGGCTCCCGAGTGACTCCCCAGTGGCGGCGAATGATCATGTTTACATGATCATTCGCCGCTCTACGTGGGGTACACCCCGCGTAGAGCACCCACTCGCCAGGTAGAGCGCCGTCGTGCCCATCCGCCAGCACCGGCGTAACGTGCTGTTCGTTGGATTCCGGAGCCAACGAGGTCGATCGCTGACGACGGATCGAGGGCCGGTCAACGGCTTTCGGGAACGACGCCGGACCCGGGTACGTTCATCCAGGTCACGCGGTTAGACTCCGCCGGTGGCCACTCTGCGTGGTCACTCCATGTCGAGGGCGCCCTTAGTCGAAGGACCGCCAGGGAAGGAACACCCGCGAGATGCGTGCCGAACAGCTCAGTACCTGGGCCGCCCAGTCCTCCGGAGGCGGAGGATCGTTGTGGACCCTGTTGCTTCCCGTGCTCCTGCTGGCCTTGTTCTACTTCGTGGCGATCCGCCCGCAGCGGCGCCGGCAGCGTGAGCAGCAGGAAATGCAGGGCCGCGTCCAGCCCGGCCAGCAGATCGTCACGACGACCGGCATGTACGCGACCGTCGTCGCGATCGAGAACGACGCCGTCGTGCTCGAGGTCGCCCCGGGCGTCCACTCGCGCTTCGTCAAGCAGGTCATCGGGCGGGTCATCGACCCCGTCGCCGACACGCCGGTCGAGTCCACCGACGCCACCGCCGCGGACGCGACGGAGCCGGTGACCGAGCCGGTGACCGACACGGACACGAAGACCGCCGACAAATCACAGAGCAGCAAGCCGGGCGACTCCGCCTCGAGCTAGACACGGGGGACAAGACAAAGTGGCAACGACGACCAAGAGGCCACATCCCTGGCGCGCGCTCCTCGCGCTGTTGGCCGCTCTGGTGGTCGGGTTCGTGGTGATGGCGCTGCTGGGCGCCTGGACTCCGCGGCTCGGCCTCGACCTGCGTGGTGGAACGTCCATCACGCTCACGGCTCGACCGGCCGCCGGGCAGGGACCGATCACGCCGGACCAGCTGAACGAGGCTGTCGACATCATCCGGAACCGGATCGGCGCGATCTCCGAGGCCGAGGTCACGACGCAGGGCAACGAGCACATCATCGTCGAGGTGCCCGGCGTCGGCCGCGACGAGATCGTCCGCCTGGTCGGACAGACCGCGCAGATGCGGTTCCGGCAGGTGCTCGCGGTGCAGGCGGCGAGCCTTCCGCCCGCACCGACCCCGACGCCGAGCCCCAGTGCCACCGGCCCGACGCCCAACCCGACCGCGACCGGCACGGCCGCACCGCAGCCGAGCGTGACGCCGTCGGGTACGGCGACGCCGCAGCCGACTCCGTCCGCGACCGCGACCAACGCGGGCCGGGCCGTCACGAGCGCGCTGCTCGCCCAGGGAACGGCCTCGCCGTCACCGTCGCCGAGCGCCACCGCGTCCACCCCCGCCACCCCCGCCACTCCCGCTCCGTCAGGTCCGCTGAAGATCGCCACGACGCCGGCGAACGAGGCGCAGCTCGCCGCGCTGGCGAAGTACAAGTGCGACGACTACGACGCGGCGAAGGACGACCCGAACCAGCCGCTGCTGACCTGTGACCGGGACGGCAGCCAGTCGTTCGTGCTCGGCCCGGCGATCATCCTCGGCTCGGAGATCGCCGACGCGACGCCTGGCCTTCCGCAGCAGGAGATCAACTGGCAGGTCTCGCTGAAGTTCAAGAACCAGGGCCCGAAGAAGCTCGCCCAGGCGAGCCGCGAGATGTACCAGCTGGATCCGCCGCTGAACTCGTTCGCGATCGTGCTCGACGGCAAGGTGATCTCGTACCCGAACTTCGAGGAGCCGATCCCCGGCGGCGAGGCGAGCATCACCGGCAACTTCACCCAGGTGCAGGCCACCGACCTCGCGAACGTGCTGAAGTACGGCGCGCTGCCGTTGGCGTTCGAGGCCAGTGAGGTGTCGACGGTCACGCCGACGCTCGGTGCCGACCAGCTGACCGGCGGCCTCACCGCCGGCATCATCGGCCTGGGCCTGGTCGTGATCTTCTCGTTCCTCTACTACCGCGGTCTCGGCCTCGTCGTCGTGGCCTCGCTCGCCGTCGCCGCGGCGATGACGTTCGCGGCGGTCGTGCTGCTCGGCGAGGCACAGGGCTTCACGTTGACGCTCGCCGGCATCGCCGGTCTGATCGTGGCGATCGGCATCACCGCGGACTCGTTCGTCGTGTTCTTCGAACGACTACGCGACGAGATCCGCGAGGGCAAGACGTTGCGCAGCGCGGTCGACAGCGGGTGGAACCGAGCCCGGCGTACGATCCTCGCCGCCGACTCGGTGTCGCTGCTCGCCGCCGTCGTGCTGTACGTGCTGTCGGTCGGCAACGTCCGCGGCTTCGCGTACGCACTCGGCCTGACCACGATCGTCGACCTGATCGTCGTGTTCCTGTTCACCAAACCGCTCGTGACCTTGCTCAGTCGCACGAAGTTCTTCGGCGAGGGGCATCGGCTGTCCGGCCTTGATCCATCCCGGTTGGGTGTCAGCAAGGCGAAGTTGACAGGCGCGTTCGGCCGCCGTACGCCCGCCCCGAGGGAGGCCTGATGTCCCGCCTTGGAGAGCTTGGACACAAGCTCTACACCGGTGAGGTCTCGATCGACTTCATCAAGCGGCGCAAGACCTGGTACCTCGTCTCGGTCGCGATCATCGTCATCTCGGTCGGCGGGCTCTGGCTCCGGGGCGTGGACTTCTCGATCGAGTTCCGTGGCGGTGCCGACTTCCAGGCGCCGGTCTCGACGAACAACGCGAACGAGCGCATCGCCGAGGTTCGCGAGGCCGTCGCGGAGACCGGGCTGGCCGAGGAGCCGATCGTCACCGCGGTCGGCAACAACCGGCTGGACATCCAGACCCCGCCGCTCGACGCGACCGAGGGTGTCCCGAAGATCCGGCAGGCGATCGCGGACGAGCTCGGCGTCGCCGAGGAAGACGTCAACTACTCGTTGATCGGTCCCAGCTGGGGTGGGCAGATCACCGCGAAGGCGCTGCAGGCGCTCGGGGTGTTCCTCGTCCTCGTCATGGGCGTGATCTGGCTGTACTTCCGCGAGTGGCGCATGTCGGTCGCGGCGATCGTCGCGCTGATCCACGACCTGGTGATCACGGTCGGCATCTACGCGCTCATCGGCTTCGAGGTGACGCCGGCGACCGTCATCGGTGTGCTGACGATCCTGGGTTATTCGCTGTACGACACGGTGGTCGTGTTCGACAAGGTCCGGGAGAACACCCGGGGGCTCGCGTCGAGCAGTCGCGTGACGTACAGCGACGCGGCCAACCTCGCGGTCAACCAGACGCTGGTGCGGTCGATCAACACCTCGATCATCGCGCTGCTGCCGGTCGCGGGCATCTTGTTCATCGGCACGTTCGTGCTGGGTGCGGGAACGTTGAAGGACCTCTCGCTGGCCCTGTTCATCGGTCTGGCCGCCGGTACGTACTCGTCGATCTTCACCGCGACGCCGTTGCTGTGCGACCTCAAGGAGCGCGAGCCCGCGATGAAGGCGCTGCGTCGCCGGGTCGAGCAGCGGCAGCAGAGCGACGCCGCGAAGGCCGGGCTCACTGGCGGCAAGAAGCCCTCGGGTGATGCTGCCGACGAGGCTGCTGACGAGGCGCCTGGTGGCGCCGAGCCGCGGCCCGCGGTGAAGGTGGGCCAGGCGCCGGGCAGCGGGTCCCGTACGCAGCCGCAACGCAAGACGCGGTCCACGCGTTCGTCGCGGCGGCCGAAGGGCCGCCGGTGACTCACGTCGCGTCCCCGGAGCCCGCGGGCGACATCGCCGACCTGGTGCGCTCGCGGATCCGGGACGTGGCCGACTACCCGAAGCCGGGGATCGTCTTCAAGGACATCACGCCCCTGTTGGCGGATCCGTCGGCTTTCCAGTCGACCGTGGAGGCGCTCGGGTCGCCCTGGCTTGGAGCCTCTCCCGCCGTGGACAAGGTCGTGGGCATCGAGGCGCGCGGCTTCATCCTCGCGGCTCCGGTGGCGCTGGCGTTGGGAGCGGGCTTCGTGCCCGTTCGGAAGGCGGGGAAGCTGCCGTCGGCCGTGCTGAGCCGCTCGTACGCGCTGGAGTACGGCGAGGCGACGCTCCAGGTGCACCGGGACGCGTTCGCGCCAGGGGAGCGGGTGCTGGTCGTGGACGACGTTCTGGCGACCGG is part of the Tenggerimyces flavus genome and encodes:
- a CDS encoding VCBS repeat domain-containing M23 family metallopeptidase, with protein sequence MRKTFAALAIAALCVVTATVVPSATAAVAARPNFELPFPCGEKWNGATYNNHGGSGNDFPLDLNWGSGDDDLGKPVVASAAGTVSYGVAGVIEINHGDGWSTSYRHLSNRVAANGSTVARGQLIGKVGEEGNASGPHLHYAQQLNGTAVHIVLHGVAITYSYVYNGPLYTSYNCGVSARPAESVNGDAFDDLLAVTASDELRMYPGRATGVFGQSVRVGPGWTDAVFNRLGTSDVDGDGLGDIVGTTAAGKLNYWRNNGNGTSFSKSTNEGSGWSGYQWLTFVDLNGDNKADIVARDGDVLYWWRGLGTGVYGARTEIGEGWATFPEFGGGDADGDGDGDLWATDAAGKLFFWRGNGAGGFATKIEAGSGWNVFGPFNVMDLNGDGKADLVAANAAGDLFRWLGKGDGKFNSAGPRIGFGWTDVRIASY
- a CDS encoding glycoside hydrolase domain-containing protein, yielding MPSSRRARAFVRAVLTAVAIVGLTCALGVSAVAAPPRPAAETKLVTYRGYQVSVPSSWPVIELAKQKVCVRFDKSAVYLGTPRYQETCPAHLAGSDAGLLIEPLTTVSAARPGIVRAKAGTAVGAATTGMRQVAVESAGVLVTAAPGAGAVLGTGKVVAGAAPRKLATKVRPMASVVVAPGTANGKGFDQCAAPSQGTMDAWLKSSPYRAVGIYISGVQRACAQPNLTPNWIANQHSRGWKFLPIHLGLQAPCRGFGARMSSTPATARSQGRSAAVEAVGAAANLGIVPGSVLYNDMESYDRGGSCSTAVLSFLAGWTDELHARGYLSGVYSSVSTGIADLVANYSSSAYTRPDHVFFAWWNNAANTDGGSYLPDSYWANHQRVKQYAGDVTETWGGVRMAIDRDFLDTANGAAETVNGDRFDDLLAIGPDNTLRLYPGRSDGALGAASVVGTGWSKAYNRIGVGDSNADGYADVLATSTDGRLHYWHNGRDATFAKLENAGSGWNALEWFALVDLNGDNKADVVARDGGLLYWYRGQGSGTFATRVQVGEGWSNFARFAGGDADGDGDGDLWGTTAAGALWFWKGNGSGGFSAGVNVGKGWDGFGPVNVLDLNGDRRADLVAARSDGKLFRFSGRGDGTVAAADEIGTGWASYRIAAH
- a CDS encoding serine/threonine-protein kinase; its protein translation is MQGGVDERVAEQVRLGGYTLLERVGEGGMGFVHRAVDGQNNTVAVKLLRPNVASDVESRQRFAREARVLARVRGDHVAEVIDSDLAAETPYLVTRFVSGPPLHDVVAKHGVLDGADLADLAGDLADALCSIHSAGVVHRDLKPGNVLIHDGVAVVIDFGIAQIADETRLTMPGMVYGTPGYVAPEVLSGGAVTPAADIHAWATTVTFAATNRAPFGKGGLTTIAYRVLNDDVDLTGCPPWLVPVLKRCLAKDPLDRPTAPELLLWLEEGEEPADVRKYPAGRIPTFVVPVQQPAEDATPQAGPDIVQPYDWTREPPSPTRQYTAVAPSAAAAPSTGQLPVESPAPSPQPVKAQGGGPFNLSRVDQRNLHPVVTVLLFGTLTALAATLPIVALVALVCWLLGVRMVDRAAQQLERRRTGKGRRRSDGWAVAGAMPWHGTRSLLFTTLTLPIALAGAFVVAAILVLGMLAGNVTPPLALVTAVGVLGAAALAWWGIEGESVQRGSIRVLNTLLKPRWLAIAVAAVLSVAIIGFVALATVEPVNPWPFGEFQLPGRLGGLVGNWIGGPSLGD
- the ruvC gene encoding crossover junction endodeoxyribonuclease RuvC, whose protein sequence is MRVLGVDPGLTRCGLGIVDQGAQRKLALVAVDVVRTSPDTDLAVRLFAVQCAVEQWLDDHQPDAVALERVFSQHNVRTVMGTAQVSGVVMAAAAKRGVPVVLHTPSEVKAAVTGNGRADKSQITHMVTRILMLESSPKPADAADALALAICHLWRGPAAARLAAAQKAAGPVRTQWKVPGGRS
- the ruvA gene encoding Holliday junction branch migration protein RuvA, producing MIAFVKGKVASVGYDSAVVEVGGVGFEVRATPGTLAELRIGEPATLPTSLVVREDSLTLYGFADEDERTVFELVQTASGVGPRLAQAILAVLSPDDIRRAVATDDLVTLTKVPGIGKKGAQRIALELKDRLGAPVGTGTHTANGRPSMSAAAGWRDQVHAGLISLGWSVREADAAIDAVVPLAEDQLAAGKTPEVATLLKAALRTLSRA
- the ruvB gene encoding Holliday junction branch migration DNA helicase RuvB; the protein is MTQYEEGVVSAEASDDERVIESALRPRTLDELIGQNRVRDQLGLVLEAAMSRGKPPDHVLLSGPPGLGKTTLAMIIANELATPLRITSGPAIQHAGDLAAILSSLSEGEVLFLDEIHRMSRPAEEMLYMAMEDFRVDVVVGKGPGATAIPLEIPPFTLVGATTRSGLLPGPLRDRFGFTAHLDYYETSELQQIVHRSAKLLDVPVTDDGAHEIGARSRGTARIANRLLRRVRDFAQVRSDGIVREDTARAALALFEVDELGLDRLDRAVLDALCKRFGGGPVGLGTLAVAVGEERETVEEVAEPFLVRCGYLQRTPRGRMATPAAWKHLGLAVPVDAAYAPSLFDVED
- the yajC gene encoding preprotein translocase subunit YajC gives rise to the protein MRAEQLSTWAAQSSGGGGSLWTLLLPVLLLALFYFVAIRPQRRRQREQQEMQGRVQPGQQIVTTTGMYATVVAIENDAVVLEVAPGVHSRFVKQVIGRVIDPVADTPVESTDATAADATEPVTEPVTDTDTKTADKSQSSKPGDSASS
- the secD gene encoding protein translocase subunit SecD, translating into MATTTKRPHPWRALLALLAALVVGFVVMALLGAWTPRLGLDLRGGTSITLTARPAAGQGPITPDQLNEAVDIIRNRIGAISEAEVTTQGNEHIIVEVPGVGRDEIVRLVGQTAQMRFRQVLAVQAASLPPAPTPTPSPSATGPTPNPTATGTAAPQPSVTPSGTATPQPTPSATATNAGRAVTSALLAQGTASPSPSPSATASTPATPATPAPSGPLKIATTPANEAQLAALAKYKCDDYDAAKDDPNQPLLTCDRDGSQSFVLGPAIILGSEIADATPGLPQQEINWQVSLKFKNQGPKKLAQASREMYQLDPPLNSFAIVLDGKVISYPNFEEPIPGGEASITGNFTQVQATDLANVLKYGALPLAFEASEVSTVTPTLGADQLTGGLTAGIIGLGLVVIFSFLYYRGLGLVVVASLAVAAAMTFAAVVLLGEAQGFTLTLAGIAGLIVAIGITADSFVVFFERLRDEIREGKTLRSAVDSGWNRARRTILAADSVSLLAAVVLYVLSVGNVRGFAYALGLTTIVDLIVVFLFTKPLVTLLSRTKFFGEGHRLSGLDPSRLGVSKAKLTGAFGRRTPAPREA
- the secF gene encoding protein translocase subunit SecF; this translates as MSRLGELGHKLYTGEVSIDFIKRRKTWYLVSVAIIVISVGGLWLRGVDFSIEFRGGADFQAPVSTNNANERIAEVREAVAETGLAEEPIVTAVGNNRLDIQTPPLDATEGVPKIRQAIADELGVAEEDVNYSLIGPSWGGQITAKALQALGVFLVLVMGVIWLYFREWRMSVAAIVALIHDLVITVGIYALIGFEVTPATVIGVLTILGYSLYDTVVVFDKVRENTRGLASSSRVTYSDAANLAVNQTLVRSINTSIIALLPVAGILFIGTFVLGAGTLKDLSLALFIGLAAGTYSSIFTATPLLCDLKEREPAMKALRRRVEQRQQSDAAKAGLTGGKKPSGDAADEAADEAPGGAEPRPAVKVGQAPGSGSRTQPQRKTRSTRSSRRPKGRR